A genomic region of Chaetodon auriga isolate fChaAug3 chromosome 11, fChaAug3.hap1, whole genome shotgun sequence contains the following coding sequences:
- the sncga gene encoding synuclein, gamma a isoform X2, which translates to MDVLKKGFSIAKDGVVAAAEKTKAGVEEAAAKTKEGVFYVGNKTMEGVVTGVNTVAQKTNEQANIVADTAVSGANEVAQATVEGVENAAVASGFVSTADLPKTEAGGDQTEQAAQ; encoded by the exons ATGGACGTTCTGAAGAAGGGATTCTCCATAGCGAAGGATGGAGTGGTGGCCGCCGCCGAGAAGACGAAGGCCGGAGTGGAGGAGGCCGCTGCCAAGACCAAGGAGGGGGTCTTCTACGTCG gaaACAAGACAATGGAGGGCGTGGTCACAGGTGTTAACACAG TTGCCCAGAAGACGAACGAACAGGCCAACATCGTGGCCGACACTGCGGTGTCCGGGGCCAACGAGGTCGCCCAGGCGAcagtggagggggtggagaaCGCAGCTGTGGCGAGCGGATTCGTCAGCACG GCTGACCTCCcaaaaacagaagcaggtgGAGATCAGACTGAGCAGGCTGCACAGTAG
- the sncga gene encoding synuclein, gamma a isoform X1, with product MDVLKKGFSIAKDGVVAAAEKTKAGVEEAAAKTKEGVFYVGNKTMEGVVTGVNTVAQKTNEQANIVADTAVSGANEVAQATVEGVENAAVASGFVSTEEAGPAAEEADLPKTEAGGDQTEQAAQ from the exons ATGGACGTTCTGAAGAAGGGATTCTCCATAGCGAAGGATGGAGTGGTGGCCGCCGCCGAGAAGACGAAGGCCGGAGTGGAGGAGGCCGCTGCCAAGACCAAGGAGGGGGTCTTCTACGTCG gaaACAAGACAATGGAGGGCGTGGTCACAGGTGTTAACACAG TTGCCCAGAAGACGAACGAACAGGCCAACATCGTGGCCGACACTGCGGTGTCCGGGGCCAACGAGGTCGCCCAGGCGAcagtggagggggtggagaaCGCAGCTGTGGCGAGCGGATTCGTCAGCACG GAGGAGGCGGGACCAGCGGCCGAGGAG GCTGACCTCCcaaaaacagaagcaggtgGAGATCAGACTGAGCAGGCTGCACAGTAG
- the LOC143327964 gene encoding NLR family CARD domain-containing protein 3-like has product MHQCEDRQEGVRPPKASQCEDQDNQTKAQRIHQGPDCPEPEPSCVCMKSDQSMGHPYNFKDGHCSFDQRVDQESSEVPSGQSAQQHQTHLDSIFMLLEENIVSFVKNELKKMKAVLSSDYPECLESQREDEEVLNSEDEEQRRGSREAFVKITQHFLRRMKEEELADCLQSGNPVPVYCQRKLKSNLKEKFQCVFEGIAKAGNPTLLNQIYTDLHITEGGTGEVNDEHEVRQIETASRKPDGTETISHEDIFKLPPGRDEPVRTVMTKGVAGIGKTVLTQKFTLDWAEDKANQDIQFMFPFTFRELNMLREKKSLVELVHHFFPETKEAGICRFEEFQVVFIFDGLDECRLPLDFTNNEILTDATKSTSMDVLLTNLIKGKLLPSARLWITTRPAAANQIPPKCVDMVTEVRGFTDPQKEEYFRKRFRNKKQASRIISHIKTSRSLHIMCHIPVFCWITATVLEDVLKTREEGELPKTLTEMYIHFLVVQSKLKSIKYDGGAESDPHWTPETKEMIESLGKLAFEQLQKGNLIFYESDLTECGIDIKAASVYSGVFTQIFIEERGLYQDKVFCFVHLTVQEFLAALHVHLTFFNSQFNLLSEGQSTSLKSETRQDESADTNFYQSAVDKALQSPNGHLDLFLRFLLGLSLQTNQNLLQGLLTQTGSSSQTNEETVQYIKKKIEKDLSPEKSINLFHCLNELNDRSLVEQIQQSLRSGSLSTDKLSPAQWSALVFILLLSEKDLDVFDLKKFSASEEALLRLLPVVKASNKALLSGCNLSERSCEALCSALSSPSCSLRELDLSNNNLQDSGVKLLSAGLESPQCTLETLRLSGCLITEEGCASLASALSSNLSHLRELDLSYNHPGDPGVKLLSAGLEDPQWKLDSLRVEPAGVRWLRPGLRKYSCELTLDTNTVNRKMSLSDNNRTVTHVEEDQPYPDHPDRFDWWSQLLSGTGLTGRCYWEVEWRGKVHIAVTYRGIKRRGNGDDCVFGRNDLSWSLSCSGGGYYAWHNNKGTPIPSSSSSSSSSSSSSSVSNRVGVYVDCPAGTLSFYRVSSDTLIHLHTFNTSFTEPLYLGFGLWSNWSDSSVSLCSP; this is encoded by the exons ATGCATcagtgtgaggacagacaggagggagtccgtccccCTAAAGCCTCTCAGTGTGAGGATCAGGACAACCAGACcaaagctcagag GATCCATCAGGGACCAGACTGTCCTGAACCTGAgcccagctgtgtgtgcatgaagagTGACCAGTCGATGGGTCATCCTTATAACTTCAAAGACGGACACTGCTCTTTTGATCAAAG AGTcgaccaggagagctcagaggttcccagtggtcagtctgcccagcagcatcaaacacacctggactccatattcATG ctgctggaggagaacattgtctcttttgtgaagaacgagctgaagaagatgaaggcaGTTCTGAGTTCAGattacccagaatgcttagagagtcagagggaggatgaggaggtgttgaacagtgaagatgaagagcagaggaggggcagcagagaggcatttgtgaagatcacacagcacttcctgaggagaatgaaggaggaggagctggctgactgtctgcagagtg GAAATCCTGTTCCAGTTTATTGCCAGCGTAAACtaaaatctaacctgaaggagaagttccagtgtgtgtttgaggggatcgctaaagcaggaaatcCAACCCttctgaatcagatctacacagatctccacatcacagagggagggactggagaggtcaatgatgaacatgaggtcagacagattgaaacagcgTCCAGGAAACCAGACGGTACAGAAACAATCAGTcatgaagacatctttaaacttCCACCTGGAAGAGATGAACCagtcagaacagtgatgacaaagggagtggctggcattgggaaaacagtcttaacacagaagttcactctggactgggctgaagacaaagccaaccaggacatacagttcatgtttccattcactttcagagagctgaacatgctgagagagaaaaagagcttggtggaacttgttcatcacttctttcctgaaaccaaagaagcaggaatctgcaggtttgaggAGTTCCAGGTTGTGTTCATctttgacggtctggatgagtgccgacttcctctggacttcaccaacaatgagatcctgactgatgctaCAAAGTCCACCTCCATGGATgttctgctgacaaacctcatcaagGGGAAACTGCTTCcttctgctcgcctctggataaccacacgacctgcagcagccaatcagatccctcctaaGTGTGTTGAtatggtgacagaggtcagagggttcactgacccacagaaggaggagtacttcaggaagagatTTAGAAACAAGAAGCAGGCCagcagaatcatctcccacattaagacatcacgaagcctccacatcatgtgccacatcccggtcttctgctggatcactgccacagttctggaggatgtattgaagaccagagaggaaggggagctgcccaagaccctgactgagatgtacatccacttcctggtggttcagtccaaactgAAGTCCatcaagtatgatggaggagctgagtcagatccacACTGGACTCCAgagaccaaggagatgattgagtctctgggaaaactggcttttgagcagctgcagaaaggaaacctgatcttctacgaatcagacttgacagagtgtggcatcgatatcaaagcagcctcagtgtactcaggagtgttcacacagatcttcatagaggagagaggactgtaccaggacaaggtgttctgctttgTCCATCTAACcgttcaggagtttctggctgctcttcacgTCCATCTGACATTCTTTAATTCTCAattcaatctgctgtcagaaggaCAATCAACCTCCCTGAAGTCTGAAACAAGACAAGATGAATCTGCAGACACAAACTTCTaccagagtgctgtggacaaggccttacagagtccaaatggacacctggacttgttcctccgctTCCTTCTGGGTCTTTctctgcagaccaatcagaacCTTCTACAAGGCCTGctaacacagacaggaagtagctCACAGACCAATGAGGAAACAGTCcagtacatcaagaagaagatcgAGAAGGATCTGTCtccagagaaaagcatcaatctgttccactgccTGAATGAACTGAACGACCGTTCTCTAGTGGAGCAGATCCAACAGTCCCTGAGATCAGGAAGTCTgtccacagataaactgtctcctgctcagtggtcagctctggtcttcatcttactgttgtcagaaaaagatctggatgtgtttgacctaaagaaattctctgcttcagaggaggctcttctgaggctgctgcctgtggtcaaagcctccaacaaagctct actgagtggctgtaacctctcagagagaagctgtgaagctcTGTGCTCAGCTCTCAGCTCCCCATCctgcagtctgagagagctggacctgagtaacaacaacctgcaggattcaggagtgaagctgctctctgctggactggagagtccacaatGTACACTGGAGACTCTCAG gctgtcaggctgtctgatcacagaggaaggctgtgcttctctggcttCAGCTCTGAGCTCCAACCTgtcccatctgagagagctggacctgagctacaaccATCCAGGAGACccaggagtgaagctgctgtctgctggactggaggatccacAATGGAAACTGGACTCCCTGAG ggtggagcctgctggagtccgatggttgagaccaggtctgaggaagt attcctgtgaactcacactcgacacaaacacagtgaacagaaagaTGAgcctgtctgacaacaacaggacggTGACGCATGTGGAGGAGGATCAGCCgtatcctgatcatccagacaggtttgattGGTGGTCCCAGCTGCTGagtggaactggtctgactggtcgctgttactgggaggtggaGTGGAGAGGAAAGGTTCATATAGCAGTGACTTACAGAGGGATCAAAAGGAGAGGAAACGgtgatgactgtgtgtttgggaggaATGATCTGTCCTGGAGCCTGAGCTGCTCTGGTGGTGGTTACTATGCCTGGCACAACAACAAGGGCACacccatcccctcctcctcctcctcctcctcctcctcctcctcctcctcctctgtctctaaCAGAGTGGGggtgtatgtggactgtcctgctggcactctgtccttctacagagtctcctctgacacactgatCCACCttcacaccttcaacaccagcTTCACTGAACCTCTGTATCTTGGGTTTGGCCTCTGGTCCAACTGGTCTGactcctcagtgtctctgtgttctcCGTAG